In the Hymenobacter tibetensis genome, CTATTCCTTGAAAGTCCGCTAGCCCTGCGGCACTTTCTTCTGGCTTTCCTTGGCTAGAGCCTACTCTTAAGCCTTCTTGCTTTCGTGTTCCGTGATGCGGCCCTTCATGGTCTGGATGGCTTGCAATGCGGCCGGCTCCGACATGGTGGGCAAGGTGGCTAGCGCGGCAGCCCGTTGCTTTTCCGTGAAGGCCTCGTGGGTCAGTAGGCGGGTCATCTCCGCCTTCTGTTCATCTGTTACGACGGCAAGAGCAGCGGCTTCCGTAGATGCCGCTTGTTTAGGCACCTCACCTTCAGGTTTTCCTAGCTTGTTTCGTTCGGCGCGGCTTTCGGCTTTGCGCACTTCATCGGCAGAGGCAATACCCGATTCAATCCCGATACCCGCCATTGCTAGGGCCCGACCTACGGCGCTGGTTTCGGCGTTTTCCAGGGCGCTGGTGTTGTTGACGGTGCCGTATTTCTCGCTTTCCAGCTCCTGCGCTAAACCGGTGTAGGTGTTTGTTGCTTCGTTTTGAGTGAGCGTGACCGTCGCTTTGACCACCCACATCTTGCGGGAGGCAAAGTAGCGGTAGTCGGTTTCGATGCTGTACTCGCCCTCGAAATGGTGCGCTAAATACAAGAGGCGGTCTTTGACCTCCACATATTGCTTTCCGCCTTTGGTGGCGACCGTCTTAAAACTGTGGGTTGTGTGCTTCATAGAGGCAAATACGGAATGCGGCAAAAAAGAAGATAGCCCAAGCCACGCTGGCCGTAGACATCGGGTGTGCAATGGATTATGCGTCCTACCTGTACGCTAAGTCAGTTGGTTGAAGGTATCATTCTTGCACCAAGATTGTGGGGCGTTAGCAGGCATCAAGCTGACTTCCTGCTTTCCTGGGCCGCTGCATCTGTCAGCCAGGCGGCCTGTTCTTGCTATTGACTGGCTATAGATCATTCATTGTCAAGTTGATACATCGTTGCTCCTCTACCTGGTGTTAGGGCTAGCAGGAAGCTGGTCGAGCAATTGCCAGATGGCTTTAAACTGCGCGAGGCTGCGCGGCCCGTTTTGCAGTTCGGTATTGGTGAGAAAGATTTTGCCGACCCGTGTAACCGGATCAAAAAACAGAAAGCTCGTCAGCCCACTGTCGCCGCCGGTATGGCCGATGGTGCCATTGCGCCGATGAGCCCAGAACAGGCCTTGGTTGGGCTCGGCCGGGTCTAGGTGCAGGGGTGGGCGCGTGGCAGAAAACTGGGGGCGAAGCAAACTATCCCGCAGCGCTGCCGAGAGCGGCGCGCCCCCAACAGTGGGGGTGAGGATGCTGTGCAGGTAGCGCGCTAAGCTGTGTACGCTCGTCAGGAGTCCACCATCAGGATAGGTGATGGTGGTGTACGGTGCCACCACTCGCCCGTGGCCATCATAGAGCGTGGCGAGCCGTGCGGAGTCAACGTCAGTATATGCCCAACCCGAATCCTTGATGCCTAATGGGAGCAGGATGTGCTGCTGCGTGAAAAGCGCATACGATTGGCCGGTTGCTTGCTCCAAGGCTACGGCCGCTAGGGCCGCGGCTTCGTTGCTGTACGCATAGTAAGTGCCCGGCGCATGGGGCAGAAAGCGGCGGCGGCTATACCACTTGCCACTTGGGCTAAGCGTACGGCGCAAATACTCTTCGTTGGTGAGTGGAGAGTGGGTGCCCTTCGCGTAGGCATGGGCATTGTAGAAGCGCTGATCGTCGGTCAAACCGGCCGTCATGGTTGCCAGGTGGCGGAGCGTAATCGGCTGACGGAGAGAATACGGGTTGTGCACAGGAAAGGGCAGCAACTCGTTGACTGGCTGATCGAGGGAGAGCTTGCCCGCAGCCATAGCTTGCAGCAGCGCGACGCCCAGCAGGGTCTTGCTGACGGAGCCCACGCACTGCACCGTAGCGGCCGTGTAGGGAGTGCGGCGGGCGGTGTTTGCGTAACCAAAGCCTTGCTCATACACCACGCCATCTGGGTGCACCACCGCCACCGCAAACCCCGGCAAGTCCGACTGTTGCCAGTGCTGTTGTAGCGCCGCCGTAAGGGCAGCCGTATCGAGGGAAGCAGGCTGCGCGTGCGTGGCCGGCGAGTAAGCAAGAAGCAGGAACAAATACAGAAAACAGCATCGCATGGCTAAGAGTACGAAAAAGCTTGCTGCTGACGAGCGAAGAGTGCTCTTCTACCATGGCAAGGGCCTGCTGCCAGGTTCAGTGAAGTGCCCGATAGCAGGACGATTTTGCTACGTGGTTATAGAGCCTAACCTGGCCCTGCTCGGGCTGGAGGGCTCCTATGTTGCGGCATGAGCAGAGAGGCAAGCAGCCGACAGTGCCGTGGCTCCTATCGGGCGGCGGCTGCTCGCCTCGGACATCCTAGTTAGAGGCCAGCCGTAAAGCGTAGCCGTACGTGTTCTTTTTACAGCCCATTTCCTATGGCCGATTCACCCCTCACGACCTTACCACAAAACGCAGCCCGCTTAGTATTGGCCACCTTTATGGTGGGAGCGGGGGTAGGCCACCTTAGCTTTGCCCGGCAGGAATTTCAGGCGCAAGTACCCGATTGGGTGCCCTTAAACAAAGACACCGTGGTGCTGCAATCGGGCGTTGTTGAAATGGGGTTGGGGCTGGCCCTACTGCTTTGGAAACGGCGGCGCATCGAAATGGGGCTGGGGTTGGCGGCCTTTTACGCGCTTGTCTTTCCCGGCAACGTGCACCAGTACACGCAGCACATCTCCGCATTCGGCCTCGACACCGACGCTAAACGACTAGGACGCTTGTTCTTTCAGCCCGTGCTGATGGGTTGGGCCCTCTGGTCGACTGGCGCCTTGCAGCATCTCAAAACGAAAAAGCAACAAGATGCCTCGTAGCGCAACCAAGCAACTTCCACGCTGCTAGATACCTAGCAGGCCCTAGCTCGCATTGCAGAAAGATACAGCCAAGCACCTCCCGTCTTCGGCTTATAGCTGCTGCATGCTAGTTAAAATAAAACAGGCCGCCAGAATTCTGGCGGCCTGTTAGAGCGTCACTGCGTTAGGAACGAGCACCGTAGCGCGTGGCAAGCCACCTTACTTAAAGACGATACGCTGGGTTTCGCTGGTGTCGCCGTTGAAGCGCAGCAAGTACACGCCGGGTTTCAATTGCCCGCGCGGGATAACCAGCGTGCTTTGCCTATCTACGTTTACCCGGCCCACTGTGCGGCCGACGAGGTCTACCACGTCGATGCGCTTGATATGCTTGAGGTTAGCTCCCAGCTGCACGGTGATTTTGTCGGCAGCGGGGTTAGGATACACTGCTACGCTAGGAGCGGCCGAGGCATTGGCGGTAGCCATTACAAGGCAGTTGGTGGCCGTTGGGCCTTTGCCGGTAATAGACGCGGTGGAAGTTGCCACCACTACTTTGTCGAGTTGGGCATTGCCGCCGGCGTTGTAGCCTATGGTCAGCGTATGCGGGCCGACCGTCAGAGCTCCTTCCTTTAGCTTCAGCCAGCGCCAACCAGCCGTTGCACCAGCTTCTTTCACGCTCACGTCGTCGATGTA is a window encoding:
- a CDS encoding DoxX family protein, which translates into the protein MADSPLTTLPQNAARLVLATFMVGAGVGHLSFARQEFQAQVPDWVPLNKDTVVLQSGVVEMGLGLALLLWKRRRIEMGLGLAAFYALVFPGNVHQYTQHISAFGLDTDAKRLGRLFFQPVLMGWALWSTGALQHLKTKKQQDAS
- a CDS encoding serine hydrolase domain-containing protein yields the protein MFLLLAYSPATHAQPASLDTAALTAALQQHWQQSDLPGFAVAVVHPDGVVYEQGFGYANTARRTPYTAATVQCVGSVSKTLLGVALLQAMAAGKLSLDQPVNELLPFPVHNPYSLRQPITLRHLATMTAGLTDDQRFYNAHAYAKGTHSPLTNEEYLRRTLSPSGKWYSRRRFLPHAPGTYYAYSNEAAALAAVALEQATGQSYALFTQQHILLPLGIKDSGWAYTDVDSARLATLYDGHGRVVAPYTTITYPDGGLLTSVHSLARYLHSILTPTVGGAPLSAALRDSLLRPQFSATRPPLHLDPAEPNQGLFWAHRRNGTIGHTGGDSGLTSFLFFDPVTRVGKIFLTNTELQNGPRSLAQFKAIWQLLDQLPASPNTR